In one Magallana gigas chromosome 7, xbMagGiga1.1, whole genome shotgun sequence genomic region, the following are encoded:
- the LOC136270296 gene encoding multiple epidermal growth factor-like domains protein 10: protein MDSVVMLFVLYWLNLLNITQGQCLSNGTCVCHCENCTYGCTACLPGWSGSTTNNCQKSNTFFQLPAMDKLFDGDSKTYKVDKGHDPYVRSQFNTSAKIDQLDITLVLEYGITYTVSVRQISYKFLESEICYEFTHNDVSTERTVTVTCKRPLQGKYIVIVASSPSETTLKVFEIERFECSNGTFGEHCSKICPDGCNKQCDKKTGDCVCKNGRWGNSCNQTCPSFCDKNACNSITGDCYGCVSGYYGVKCDKECSFGCQNICNMTSGICSCKSGFYLSNCSLTCPPKCLNNECLQEKGTCLVCHKGTYGDFCDLNCFGDCYGQCDKEGICGICANNKYGTYCNQTCPKNCEAGVCKRGTGYCENCKIGYMGEQCDESCPEHCEDCSQNGYECKRCADKWYGVKCELNCPPGCGENGSCNIKSGMCNVCPAGYYGNKCTQKCSSNCASNKICDQSTGNCQTCKAGWYGLNCSEHCNSNCMNSTCFSNQSCAFGCKDGWFGAQCDYKCNYAIRNCGQCDLIENAPVCRHCNDRWYLMETNCFECPKNCSSCMSVEECLECKNNFYHGKTCNSTCNTACINKTCYMTGYCKEGCEDGRYGVRCDQNCLEHCKTCHNSTMCLQCEDGYFGESCHMCPNNHEKCENYSRCPIGCKMCTNLTVSLRSKYI, encoded by the exons ATGGATTCCGTTGTTATGCTATTTGTCCTTTATTGGTTGAACTTATTGAATATAACTCAAG GTCAATGTTTAAGCAATGGGACATGTGTCTGTCACTGTGAAAACTGTACTTACGGATGTACCGCCTGTTTACCTGGATGGAGCGGATCTACAACAAATAATTGTCAAAAAT CAAacactttttttcaattacctGCAATGGATAAACTTTTCGACGGTGATTCAAAAACTTACAAAGTGGACAAAGGTCATGATCCATATGTTCGATCTCAATTTAACACTTCAGCAAAAATTGATCAACTAGACATAACCCTTGTGCTAG AATATGGGATAACCTACACAGTTTCTGTAAGgcaaatttcatataaatttctTGAGTCGGAGATTTGCTACGAATTCACACACAACGATGTTAGTACCGAGAGAACTGTTACAGTGACATGTAAACGGCCACTTCAAggaaaatacattgttattgTTGCCTCGAGTCCCTCAGAAACAACTCTAAAAGTGTTTGAAATTGAGCGGTTCG AATGTTCAAATGGTACTTTCGGGGAACATTGCAGTAAAATTTGCCCAGACGGATGTAACAAACAGTGTGATAAAAAAACGGGCGACTGTGTTTGTAAGAACGGTCGCTGGGGAAACTCTTGTAACCAGACATGCCCTTCGTTCTGTgataaaaatgcatgtaattCTATCACAGGCGATTGTTATGGTTGTGTTTCTGGATATTATGGAGTGAAATGTGACAAAGAATGTTCTTTTGGGTGTCAAAATATTTGTAACATGACATCGGGAATATGTTCATGTAAATCAGGGTTCTATTTGTCAAATTGTTCATTGACGTGTCCACCAAAGTGTTTAAATAATGAGTGTCTTCAAGAAAAAGGAACTTGCCTGGTATGTCATAAGGGAACATATGGCGACTTTTGCGACCTGAATTGTTTTGGTGATTGCTACGGTCAGTGTGATAAAGAAGGCATATGTGGAATCTGTGCTAACAATAAATATGGTACTTATTGTAATCAAACATGTCCTAAAAATTGTGAAGCAGGGGTTTGTAAAAGAGGCACTGGTTATTGTGAAAATTGTAAGATAGGTTATATGGGAGAACAATGTGATGAAAGCTGTCCGGAACACTGTGAGGATTGCAGTCAAAACGGTTACGAATGCAAAAGATGTGCTGATAAATGGTATGGTGTTAAATGTGAGTTAAATTGTCCCCCCGGTTGTGGTGAAAACGGGTCCTGTAATATTAAATCAGGTATGTGCAATGTGTGTCCTGCTGGATATTATGGGAATAAATGCACTCAGAAATGTAGTAGCAATTGTGCCTCGAACAAAATTTGTGATCAGAGCACAGGGAACTGTCAAACCTGTAAAGCTGGTTGGTATGGACTGAATTGTTCAGAACACTGTAACAGTAATTGTATGAATTCAACATGTTTTAGCAATCAATCATGTGCGTTTGGTTGTAAAGATGGATGGTTTGGTGCACAATGTGATTATAAATGTAACTACGCTATTCGAAACTGTGGGCAATGTGATTTGATAGAGAATGCTCCGGTTTGTCGACATTGCAACGATAGATGGTACCTGATGGAGACAAATTGTTTCGAATGTCCTAAAAATTGCTCTTCTTGTATGTCAGTTGAAGAATGCTTGGagtgtaaaaataatttttaccatGGCAAGACTTGCAACTCAACATGTAACACAGCCTGCATAAATAAGACATGCTACATGACAGGGTATTGTAAAGAGGGATGTGAAGACGGTAGATATGGCGTCAGATGTGACCAAAATTGTTTGGAGCATTGTAAGACTTGTCACAATTCAACAATGTGTTTGCAATGTGAAGATGGATATTTTGGAGAATCGTGTCATATGTGTCcaaataatcatgaaaaatgtgaaaattattCAAGATGTCCGATTGGCTGCAAAATGTGTACCAATCTCACAGTAAGTTTAAGAAGTAAGTATATTTGA